Within the Girardinichthys multiradiatus isolate DD_20200921_A chromosome 12, DD_fGirMul_XY1, whole genome shotgun sequence genome, the region agaaccagcagatgacatggcaccacACATCATCACTGATTGTGGAAAGTTCActctggacttcaagcaatgtggattctgttcctctccactcttcctccagactctgggaccttgatttctaaaTCAAATGCaaactttggaccactaagcaacaTCCTGTTTCTTctcagcccaggtaagacgcttGTAGCCCATGAACCATGTAGGCCCCTCGGGTCTTCAGAGACCTGCTTACTCTATGTTCCCAGGACCAAAGGTAAGCCAGGAACCAACTTtgtgaaaacctgagatgttcaCAAACTGTTGGTTACTTTTAAACAGGACTGAAAGCATGAATTTGTGGCAgctgttgattaaaaaaaagaatctgaTAAATCACTGTTTGaagcatttgtttatttaatgcaATGCTtgtatgctttgttttttccctTCTTTACTTTGATGTTTAATAAAGCACATGAAATTGCTTTGTGAATGAATGGTTCTGGATAAATAAACTGTCCTTTCCTTGTTCCAAAGCAGCTTTGCCCCAAACAAACAGTTGTGATGGCTTAAATCCGTTATTTAAAGGCTGTTTATAatgatttttttgtaaatgtggTCAGTCTGTCCAAAACCAACAGCAGGTGAGAGAAAACAGAAGACTTGTCTCACGATTAACACGTTCTGTTTAAATGTTGCCTAGCAACACAATGACTGCAAGCTGTTGATCCATTGTTTTGGCATCTGAGGTTTCATTTCTGAATCAGGATCAGACTAAGAACTTAATTAATTCCACCTGATCAGGAAATAGCAGTTTAGACGTAAAGGAGGAGGGTcctgtcactgttgtttcctgtcTCCATGGTAACAATTCTGTTGCTGCTAACTGAAGTCTTTCTACAGTCAGACATGGAGGATCAGAAAGGTCAAACCTGTGACTTTTACCGGACGGATCCAAACCTGCCGCAGAGATTCAACAACCCAGACTGTTTCCATGGTTACGGGTAAACTAACAACACTGCACTACAGAAGTAGCAGTGATACTACATTATTTATTTCCGCTACTAATACTATCACTGCAGTGTTTCAGACAAGTAAGTATTCTGTAGTACTAGTAGGAGTAGTAGTATTCTGCTAAAGTGGCACACAGTACCACAGCTATGGCTCTGACTATTGTGCTAACTCTATAGGattagtaaaataatgctaCTGTCGCTCTCAGGGTGAAGAAGAGTCATCCTTTATATCAGACCTGGAACCAAACGTACGGCAGCCAGAAGCCAACAGTTCATGAGATGCCGGTgagaaaagtttaacatttcACAATAAATTATCATAAGGTTTGAAATTATGTAATTTGTAGATTCATCAAGAGAGTAGGGCTGATTTGATTCCAGCAGCAGGTGGAGTATGTtactgtttgaatgttttcctgTTTCAGACTCAATTTAAGGTGACATCTCATCAGTTTTCGGAACTGCAGCTGCAGAGTGGGATGTACCAGGATCATGGCTTCAATACAGCAATTGACAGGAGCAAAGTCATGGTTTCCACGGAAACCCAAAACAAGAGATTTCAGCTCCAGCATCTGCATTACTATGGAAACCAAAGCAAGGAGCATCATTAACAACACAgcataacaaaataaattagcTGATTGTTCTCCAATATGGTTTGAGGTCATCCAATAGATTTCCTTTGGGGTATCAGTTAATGTACATGTAATACTCAACCTCAACCAGCAGATGGCAGTAATATTTTAGAAGGTTTAggactaatacaggtccttctcaaaatattagcatattgtgataaagttcattattttccataatatcatgatgaaaatttaacattcatatattttagattcattgcacactaactgaaatatttcaggtcttttattgtcttaatatggatgattttggcatacagctcatgaaaacccaaaattcctatctcacaaaattagcatatcattaaaagggtctctaaacgagctatgaacctaatcatctgaattaacgagttaactctaaacacctgcaaaagattcctgaggcctttaaaactcccagcctggttcatcactcaaaaccccaatcatgggtaagactgccgacctgactgctgtccagaaggccactattgacaccctcaagcaagagggtaagaaacaaagaaatttctgaacgaataggctgttcccagagtgctgtatcaaggcacctcagtgggaagtctgtgggaaggaaaaagtgtggcagaaaacgctgcacaacgagaagaggtgaccggaccctgaggaagattgtggagaagggccgattagagaccttgggggacctgcggaagcagtggactgagtctggagtagaaacatccagagccaccgtgcacaggcgtgtgcaggaaatgggctacaggtgccgcattccccaggtcaagccacttttgaaccagaaacagcggcagaagcgcctgacctgggctacagagaagcagcaatggactgttgctcagtggtccaaagtacttttttcagatgaaagcaaattctgcatgtcattcggaaatcaaggtgccagagtctggaggaagactggggagaaggaaatgccaaaatgccagaagtccagtgtcaagtacccacagtcagtgatggtctggggtgccgtgtcagct harbors:
- the pierce1 gene encoding UPF0691 protein C9orf116 homolog, giving the protein MVTILLLLTEVFLQSDMEDQKGQTCDFYRTDPNLPQRFNNPDCFHGYGVKKSHPLYQTWNQTYGSQKPTVHEMPTQFKVTSHQFSELQLQSGMYQDHGFNTAIDRSKVMVSTETQNKRFQLQHLHYYGNQSKEHH